The DNA segment taaagaactcctataaatcAACATGAAAGGGACAGGcaaaccaatagaaaaatgggcacaAGACCTGAACAGATAATCTACACAAGAGAATATATCTGTGAAGAATAACCACAtaaaaagttacttaacttctttagTCAGCAGgggcatgcaaattaaaaccacaataacatACCACCACACACCCACCAAAAAGCTCcaatgaaaaggaagggaaaatcaCATGttaagaatgtggagcaactggaactctcactaGCTGCTGAAGGGAGAATGCATTTACTATGTTACAAAGAGTAGGGAAAGCTGTATAGCACTGTCTTCTAAACTAAATTAACACCTGCCCTATCATCCAGACATTGTCTCTGTATATACAGATGCCCAAGAGAAATGTGTATCTACATTACTCTTAACAGCCAAAacctggaggcacctgggtggctcagttggttaagcatctgccttccgctcaggtcacaagcccaggatcctgggattgagccccatatcaggctccccgcttggtgaagagcctgcttctccttctgcccctccccaccgctcatggtctctctctctttggcgCGTACACGTGCGCAAAAgttcttgcgctctctctctctctcaaatacacaaaatcttaaaaaaaaaaaaagccaaaaactggaagTCACAAGGGCCCATCCATGGTAGAACGGATTTCAATGGCACAGTCACACAatacaatgaaaatgaacaaccCACAACCATATACAACAATGCGGGTGAACCTCACATATATAGAGTGAAAGCAGCAGACACGAAAAAGTGCAAAAGTGGTACTTCCGTTTCAATAAAGTACAAACATGGGTAAACTGTTCCATACTATTAAGAGTCAGGGTCTGCTGCCCTTACAGGAACAGTGAGTGACTGAAAGAAGACAAGGCAGCATCTCCGCAGGGCTGGTAGTGTGTTTTTATCTGACTGCTGGTTACTCACGTTTGTTCAGTTTGTAAAGGTCCTGCCAACATTTCACAATTGGTTCTGCATCCCAAAACATCACaaacatcattatttttcattctgtgtCTGACTGTTCTATTATCTAGAGTCCCTATACGCCTTTCAGCTGTTGGCTCTTGCTTTCCGTatcttatttctttgtgtgtctgtttctctctgggCTTGGGctcaaaattatatttgaaaataagatggaggaaaataatttgaagtttACTTGATGTTATTTTCCtacagataagattttttttcacttcttttactTAGTGCTCAGAGCCACTAGCAATCTGGGATTATCCAGATTCAGTGCTTGAGATTTTCTGGACCTCTGATGACTCAAAGCCAGGCTGAAGCCTGTGTGTGTAGCTCTTTCTTTGCTGCTAATCTAACACTGAGGGCACGTTTTAGGATTGATGCTCAAGGTGGAGTTGGTTTACTCCTTGTAAACGAGACTTATTTCCCAAGACTGTTGCATATAGATATTAACCTTGGAGCAATTATCCAGGTTCATCCCAAGAAGCTGTCTTGGGATTGCCTCCCCAGTGTCTCTCCAAAACTGATAAATATACCCCTGATGTGGCTCCAGTTAAGTCCCTTTGTTTTTTGAGCTTAGGATCCAACCATCAGTCCTCAGATCCCCCGTCTTCAGCGGGGCATCCACGGCCTGCCATTCTCCTCTTTTGCATGGACTGCTTATCGAGAGGCCAATTTCTCTGCTTCCCACCTTTAGCCAAAATGAATCATGAAGTCCTATTCagattacagaccgatttctctaatgaatatggatgccaaaatcctcaacaagatccttgctaatagaatccaacagtacattaaaaggattatccatcatgaccaagtgggattcatacctgggatgcaagcatggttcaacactcgcaaatcaatcaatgtgatacatcatatcaacaagaaaagactcaggaaccatatgatcctctcaattgatgcagaaaaagcatttgacaaaatacagcatcctttcctgattaaaacccttcagagtgtaggaatagagtgtccatttctcaatctcataaaagccatctatgaaaagcctactgcaagcattattctcaatggggaaaagctggaagcctttcccttaagatcaggaacacgacaaggatgcccactctcgccactattattcaacatagtactagaagtccttgcaacagcaatcagaagacaaaaagggatcaaaggtatccaaatcggcaaagaagaagtcaaactgtctctctttgcagatgacatgatactctatatggaaaacccaaaagaatccactcccaaactattagaagttatagagcaattcagtaatgtgacaggatacaaaatcaatgcccagaaatcagttgcatttctatacacatatAATgagtctgaagaaagagaaattagggaatccatcccatttacaataacaccaaaaaccatacgttaccttggaattaacttaaccagagacgtaaaggacctatatcctagaaactatagatcacttttgaaagatattgaggaagacataaaaagatggaaaaatattccatgctcatggattggaagaattaacatagttaaaatgtccatactacccagagcaatctacactttcaatgctatcccgatcaaaataccgaggacatttttcaaagaactggaacaaatagtccttaaatttgtatggaaNNNNNNNNNNNNNNNNNNNNNNNNNNNNNNNNNNNNNNNNNNNNNNNNNNNNNNNNNNNNNNNNNNNNNNNNNNNNNNNNNNNNNNNNNNNNNNNNNNNNNNNNNNNNNNNNNNNNNNNNNNNNNNNNNNNNNNNNNNNNNNNNNNNNNNNNNNNNNNNNNNNNNNNNNNNNNNNNNNNNNNNNNNNNNNNNNNNNNNNNNNNNNNNNNNNNNNNNNNNNNNNNNNNNNNNNNNNNNNNNNNNNNNNNNNNNNNNNNNNNNNNNNNNNNNNNNNNNNNNNNNNNNNNNNNNNNNNNNNNNNNNNNNNNNNNNNNNNNNNNNNNNNNNNNNNNNNNNNNNNNNNNNNNNNNNNNNNNNNNNNNNNNNNNNNNNNNNNNNNNNNNNNNNNNNNNNNNNNNNNNNNNNNNNNNNNNNNNNNNNNNNNNNNNNNNNNNNNNNNNNNNNNNNNNNNNNNNNNNNNNNNNNNNNNNNNNNNNNNNNNNNNNNNNNNNNNNNNNNNNNNNNNNNNNNNNNNNNNNNNNNNNNNNNNNNNNNNNNNNNNNNNNNNNNNNNNNNNNNNNNNNNNNNNNNNNNNNNNNNNNNNNNNNNNNNNNNNNNNNNNNNNNNNNNNNNNNNNNNNNNNNNNNNNNNNNNNNNNNNNNNNNNNNNNNNNNNNNNNNNNNNNNNNNNNNNNNNNNNNNNNNNNNNNNNNNNNNNNNNNNNNNNNNNNNNNNNNNNNNNNNNNNNNNNNNNNNNNNNNNNNNNNNNNNNNNNNNNNNNNNNNNNNNNNNNNNNNNNNNNNNNNNNNNNNNNNNNNNNNNNNNNNNNNNNNNNNNNNNNNNNNNNNNNNNNNNNNNNNNNNNNNNNNNNNNNNNNNNNNNNNNNNNNNNNNNNNNNNNNNNNNNNNNNNNNNNNNNNNNNNNNNNNNNNNNNNNNNNNNNNNNNNNNNNNNNNNNNNNNNNNNNNNNNNNNNNNNNNNNNNNNNNNNNNNNNNNNNNNNNNNNNNNNNNNNNNNNNNNNNNNNNNNNNNNNNNNNNNNNNNNNNNNNNNNNNNNNNNNNNNNNNNNNNNNNNNNNNNNNNNNNNNNNNNNNNNNNNNNNNNNNNNNNNNNNNNNNNNNNNNNNNNNNNNNNNNNNNNNNNNNNNNNNNNNNNNNNNNNNNNNNNNNNNNNNNNNNNNNNNNNNNNNNNNNNNNNNNNNNNNNNNNNNNNNNNNNNNNNNNNNNNNNNNNNNNNNNNNNNNNNNNNNNNNNNNNNNNNNNNNNNNNNNNNNNNNNNNNNNNNNNNNNNNNNNNNNNNNNNNNNNNNNNNNNNNNNNNNNNNNNNNNNNNNNNNNNNNNNNNNNNNNNNNNNNNNNNNNNNNNNNNNNNNNNNNNNNNNNNNNNNNNNNNNNNNNNNNNNNNNNNNNNNNNNNNNNNNNNNNNNNNNNNNNNNNNNNNNNNNNNNNNNNNNNNNNNNNNNNNNNNNNNNNNNNNNNNNNNNNNNNNNNNNNNNNNNNNNNNNNNNNNNNNNNNNNNNNNNNNNNNNNNNNNNNNNNNNNNNNNNNNNNNNNNNNNNNNNNNNNNNNNNNNNNNNNNNNNNNNNNNNNNNNNNNNNNNNNNNNNNNNNNNNNNNNNNNNNNNNNNNNNNNNNNNNNNNNNNNNNNNNNNNNNNNNNNNNNNNNNNNNNNNNNNNNNNNNNNNNNNNNNNNNNNNNNNNNNNNNNNNNNNNNNNNNNNNNNNNNNNNNNNNNNNNNNNNNNNNNNNNNNNNNNNNNNNNNNNNNNNNNNNNNNNNNNNNNNNNNNNNNNNNNNNNNNNNNNNNNNNNNNNNNNNNNNNNNNNNNNNNNNNNNNNNNNNNNNNNNNNNNNNNNNNNNNNNNNNNNNNNNNNNNNNNNNNNNNNNNNNNNNNNNNNNNNNNNNNNNNNNNNNNNNNNNNNNNNNNNNNNNNNNNNNNNNNNNNNNNNNNNNNNNNNNNNNNNNNNNNNNNNNNNNNNNNNNNNNNNNNNNNNNNNNNNNNNNNNNNNNNNNNNNNNNNNNNNNNNNNNNNNNNNNNNNNNNNNNNNNNNNNNNNNNNNNNNNNNNNNNNNNNNNNNNNNNNNNNNNNNNNNNNNNNNNNNNNNNNNNNNNNNNNNNNNNNNNNNNNNNNNNNNNNNNNNNNNNNNNNNNNNNNNNNNNNNNNNNNNNNNNNNNNNNNNNNNNNNNNNNNNNNNNNNNNNNNNNNNNNNNNNNNNNNNNNNNNNNNNNNNNNNNNNNNNNNNNNNNNNNNNNNNNNNNaaaaaaaaaaagaaagtaatgtcCTAGCTTCCTTTGCGTTCTGATTGACTCTCCATCCTACGTAGGAAGAAACTGAGGGCAGCAGTACCAGGCAACACTGAGAGCAGCACAAAACAGTGGGTAAGATCTGTACATCACAgactcacattttctctctcttttctcttttcttatcttctttcttcaccttttctctctcacacaagCATACAAACTTTGATGGTCTTCATATAATCTAATCCCCTAATATTTGAAGGTAATTAGCATTCCCTCCAATCTCGTTAGCACTCTACAGTTTCCAAGGTGCTGTCACATGCTCTGTTGCACTTGATTCTCAAACCTGCAAGAAAGGCTTCCTTGGTGGGATGAGGAGGCTCCAGGAGGTTGCATGCCCTCCTCACAGTCCTGCAGCTATGGAGCAACACAGGAGGTACTAAGGACAGTTTTACAACATCAAATTTGAAATACTTCTCCATACCAGCCCTAGACCCTCTCCCCTTGCTGCAGAGGGGTTTGTGTCTCTGAGGCCGTCTGACCACACGTGTTCAGAACCCACTGAGTCTTACAGACTCAGAACAGCATTTCAGCACAATCAGAACCACCAGGTGACTGCTAAAAAGGACTTGGTTCTCAAAACAGAATCAGTATTTCCAGAGGGGGCCAGAAAATCAGCTTTCTGTGTCAAAGTatcacaggtgattctgatgcgcACTGAAGCATGGGAGACTCCTGCCTTGAGGGTTAGAAAAGCAAAGATATCATACCCTCTGGGTGTTCTCTGACTTTCCCCagccctcttccctgcctccttccttcccaactGTGAGGCAGATGTCCCAGAGGGCCCTGAATCCAGGCAAATAGGCTGTGGAAGGAAGTAGTTTCTGATGAGGTCTAAGGAGGTGGAAGACCTTTGTCTCCATGGCAGAAACAGAGATGGTGGCCAGTGTGCTCAAGGTTGTGGTCACTCAAGGAGTTACCATTatgcttattttcattcttaGGTCATTTGGGGGGTCTTGGAGTAGCCTCTCTGGAATGAGCCGATCAGTTCTCATTCTCACTGAAACTccgctttccttttttttttttttttaagattttatttatttatttgacagagagacagccagcgagagagggaacacaagcagggggagtgggagaggaagaagcaggctcccaggggaggagcctgatgtggggctcgatcccataatgccgggatcacaccctgagctgaaggcagacgcttaatgactgagccacccaggcgcccctgaaactctGCTTTCTgaagagcaaggagcccactgcTTACTGACtttttgtttccaggttttgtACCTCCTCCCCATTCTTAGGCTAACAAACACCTGGCTTGGAACTCCTTGTCAAAGCCTCATCCTTGCCACCAAAtcattctgtgaccttgggcatattGTTTCAGCTAAAACCCTCCCTTAAGTATTGGTAAAATAAGTTATTTCATTTATAGTGTTGAACTATAGGTGAATTTTGCagtaacaaataacaaatatggGAGGCTGTATAGACAAAAAGTCTCTAGAGCCTGTGCTAAAAGTTACAGCCATTTTCACTCAAATGCCAAAGGACCACCACGTGATTACTCCATGGTTTGGAATCTTAGAATTAAAAGTGATCTTAACCATCACCCACCTCCACTAAACGCTTGCATCAGCTCTCAAGTGATCACTTAACCCACCGTATCATGCAACCTGTTCAAATGCCTTCTGTGTAGGGATCACTTCCCCTGCCAGCTCTCTTCATTGACACAGCAGTCAAGTCTTTTGGGAGACAGCCtcaatatttatgtttttcttttattttctatctcctgaCCAATCCATATTCCTTTGTATGGGAAGTCCATAATGATacattcctcctttcctcttctctcttctctctctctcaaccatGTAGACAGTACCAAGGGGCTAGCCACAGATGAGTCTTCCCTAGGACATCCTGGGTCATTTCCTGCAGATACAGGTGGCCTGAGAGTACTCCTGTCTGTGTGGTAGGCAGAGCCAGGTGCAGGATGGAGGAGCAAGTAGGCCCCCGATGCCTCTTTCTCCTGAGAGTAGGGTTTCCTACTTTAGGGAATTAAGAGATAGTCAGAAGCTTGGGAAAATGGTAAAGAATAAGACTCCCTTTGGGACCCCCATAACAGCTCCTTCATTTACATATGGGTTTAAGGTTGGAAAAGTGCTTCCTCCCCCAGCATTTGAGCTCTTCTCTAAACCCATAGTGAGGTAGACATCATTATTCTTGTTTAACGTCTGGCAGAGCAGTTTAGGCATGGAATTTGGAGGCAGAAAGGGGTACTCAAATTCCAGATCCTTGAGTTACTGGCTGAGCAACACTGGGAAACTCATTAACCTTCTAAGTCTTGGtcatctcatctataaaatggagaaatagaaagtaatggtgctatttgtggaataaatataatattttaatatacataagtACTCAACACATTGTCTAACCAAGTACTCTGTATTGGGCAGCTGTTTGCTCAAAAAACAGTTGTATGGGTTAAGCTGGCACACAGACTTAAACTTCTGACTCAAAATCTCCTTCCACTATACCACTAACACTGGGTATCTGGGAATTCCACTCTGTTAATTGAGATAATGAATCTAGTCATTTGCTAAAGGCCAGGCTGTCCTCTCCCCTAAAAGCAAGAGCTCCAAATCACTGTTATGTCATAGGTTATTCACTGTCCCCACAACTACATTTGTTTATACTGCTGCTACTTCAAATTTATCGTGTTCCTGACTGAATTTGCAAAACAGGTCTACTTTCCTTGACACACTTACTGATTTTCAAAACAACTGCATTTTTAATCTACCTTCATTTAATTCATTAAGGTTCTTGGGCTTATGACTTCCCCATTCCTTCATCTCAAATGCACTAAATACCAATATTCTATACAGTTCAGTTCAACCTTCACTTCCTTGTTTAATTGACGTAGAATTGACATACAAAAATCTTACTaacttttccccaaaataattaGACAGCTGTCCCCATGCCATTCATTGCATAATGCAACTCTGACCTGTTATCATAATAATCCACTAAATCCCACATGTACTTGGCATTGTTTCTGAAGTTTCTGTCCCATTCTATTGATCTGTTCAGTCCAGCACCAGTACCACACAGTTTTAGAATCCTTTATAGTTGGCAGAGGAAGTAGATCATTGTtattctctttttcaacattttcctaGCTTATTTTCATCgttatttttagatgaaatttagactagcttttgtttcttaaaaactttGACTTTGAATAGGTTAATAGAATTTTTACCTTCGCAATATTTCAGTTTTCCACTTAGAATCTGGtatatctatccatttattaaatttttactttatgcCTCTCTGGAGAATTTGAAGATCAtgcctgattctttttttattaacatataatatattatttgtttcaggggtacaggtgtgtgattcatcagtcttacacaatacgcagcactcaccacaacacataccctccccaacatgcatcacccagccaccccatccgtcccacccccttccactccagcaacccacagtctgtttcctgagattaagagtctcttatggtttgtctcactctctggtttcatctcgtttccttttttcctctcttccccttatgatcctctgccttgtttctcaaattccatagatcagtgaaattatatgataattgtctttctctgattaattttgcttagcataataccttctatttccatccacatcattgcaaatggcaagatttcatgttttgatggctgcataatattccattgtgtatatatgccacaccttctttatccattcatctgttgatggacatctcggctctttccatagtttggctattgtggacattcctcctataaacattggggtgcacatgccccttcacATTACTAcatttgtacctttggggtaaatacccagtagtgcaattggtgggtcatagggtcgcctattttcaactttttgaggaaactccatgctgttttccagactggctgcaccagcttgcattcccaacagtgtaggagggttctactttctccacatcctcaccaacatctgttatttcctgacttgttaattttagccattctgactggtgtctggtggtatctcattgtggttttgatttgtatttccctgatgtgagtgatgttgagcactttttcatgtgtctgttggccattgggatgtcttctttgcagaagtgtctgttcatgtcttctgcccatttcttgattggattatttgttccttggatgttgagtttgataagttctttatagattctggatactagctCGTAATCTAATAtgccatttacaaatatcttctccattctgtcggttctcttttggttttgttgactgtttcctttgctgtgcaagagcttttatcttgatgaagtcccaatagttcttttttttaatgtttttttattctattatgttagtcaccatacagtacatccctggtttttgatgtaaagttcgatgattcattagttccatataacacccagtgcaccatgcaatacgtgccctccttactacccatcacgtctatcccattcccccactgaatccctcagtttatttctcagagtccattactctcatgcttcattcccccttctgattacccccactttctttatccctttcttcccctaccaatcatcctagttcttatattccatagatgagagaaatcatatgataattgtcttctctgcttgacttatttcacttagcattatctcctccagtgccatccatgttgcagcaaatgttgagaactcgttctttctgatagctgagtaatattctattgtatatatggaccacaacttcttaatNtatatggaccacatcttcttttttttataatgattttttttactatattatgttagtcactatacagtacatccccagattccgatgcaaagttctatgcttcattagttgcatataacacccagcgcaccatgcaatacgtgcccgccttactacccatcaccagtctatcccattcccccacccctctcccctctgaagtcttcaatttgtttctcatagtccatagtctcacatgtttcattcccccttctgattaccccccttttctttatcccttttcttcccctaccgatcatcctagttcttatgttccatagatgagagaaatcatatgataattgtctttctctgcttgacttatttcacttagcattatctcctccagtgccgtccatgttgcagcaaatgttgagaattcgttctttctgatagctgagtaatattccattgtatatatggaccacagcttcttaatccagtcatctgttgaagggcatctcggctccttccatgatttggctattgtggacaatgcagctatgaacattggggtgcatatggcccttctctttactacgtctgtatctttggggtaaacacccagtagtgcaatggctgggtcatagggtagttcaatttttaactttttaagggacctccacactgttttccagagtggctgtaccaacttgcattcccaccaacaatgtaggagggatcccctttctccacatcctctccaacaattgttgtttcttgccttgtctatctttgccattctaactggcgtaaggtggtatctcagtgtggttttgatttgaatttccctgatggctaatgattttgaacattttttcatgtgtctgttagccatttgtatgtcttcattggaaaagtgtctgttcatatcttctgcccattttatgatttgtttatttgtttcttgcatattgagtttgagaagttctttgtagatcttggataccagtcttttatctatagcaTCATGTCCTACAAGTTTTGACATGCAATGTCTCTATTACTATTTGGTGCTAGATATTTTCAAATTCccattttgatttcatttctaaCCTTGAGTTACATAACATTTTGCCTTCCAATGTCCACAAATTTGGGATTTGCTATTTACCTTTCTGTCATTAACATTCAAACCAACTGAATTATGATCAGATTctattgcttgatttttttgaggtgtgtgtgtgtttgtatggtCTAGTACCTAATAATTCCTGCAAATGTTCCATATGTGCCTACGAAAAATATCTGTTTCTGATCACTGCATGTAAATGCCACAGATCAAGCACATCAACCATGCTGTTTAGATCCTCCATGTTTTCACCATTCTTCTGTCCACCTGACCCACCAATAATCACAGGCCTGCAAGATTCCCTTCCATGATGATGATCCTATACATTTTTCCCTGTAATTACACCagatttaaataacatatttagagattttttctttaagaaacacaCTTATATTGCTTTATCTTAGTGACTTAAGTAGAGGTGAGGCAAATACGAGATTTTGGGGTGTGAAGTTATACAGTCTCCACTTCAATGTCCCGAATTACCTCATGTCAACTTCTGGAAAGCTTTCCCTAGGAACAGTCTTCCCAGAGCCCCATGCATGTCCTTGTTCCTCAAGCTGTAGATGAAAGGGTTCATCATGGGGGTCACCACAGCATACATCACTGTGGCTACTGAGTCCTTCAAGAAGTAAGTTTGAAGGGGCTGCAGATATACCATACCAAGTGTCCCATAGAAGAGGGAGACCACAGCCAAATGGGAAGCACAGGTGGAGAAAGCTTTATACTTGCTAGAGGCTGAGGGTATTCGGAGGATGGTTTGACAATCCAGGCATAGGACATGATCATGATCCCTAGGggtgtgaagaaaatgaaacagcctGTGGTAATGTGCACTGTGTGAATGATCTGGGTGTTGGAGCATGCGAGCCTCAGCAAGACATACATCTCACAGAAGATGTAGCGGATCTTCTGGGACCCACAGAATGTTACCTTGGTCATgaagagggtgaggaagaggccATAGAGGACAGAAAGTGTCCAACACGAGGTGAGGAGCAAAATACAGAGTCCAGGACTAATGGCTGTGACATAGTGAAGGGGGcggcagatggccacatagcgatcaTATGCCATTGTGGCCAGGATGAAGTTGTCCAGTGTCACCAAGCAGACCAAGAAGAAGAGCTGTGTTAGACACCCTGCATAGGAGATGGCTTTGTTCTGAGACTGAAGGTTTACTAATGTCTTGGGAATTGTATTGGTGACAAAGAAGAAGTCTGTGAAGGAGAGGTTGGCTAAGAATAAATACATGGGAGTGTGCAGGTGAGAGTCAGAGCCAATGGCCAGGATGATGAGCACATTTCCCACCACTGTGATAAGGTACATGGACAGGAACATCCAGAACAGGATCCACTGCTCTTTAGGACTCTCTGAGATCCCCAGGAGTAGGAACTCTGAGGCCTCACTCTGGTTATCTCCATGCATTTCCCCAATTGTCTGCAACATTAACACCAACAGGCATTTACTAATTGAGTATTGAGTAAGGACATTCATATAAGCAAAATCCACtattttcttaagaataaaaatatcttagactaaattttataattttttaatgtgagcAATGAAgtaataacaaagaaaaacataacatGGAGAATCTTCACGCAACTTAATCTTTCCAGCGACTTTTATCTGACATACTCAATATTATGGAAGCAACgtttatgtcttattttaaatCATATCAGCTTACCAAATTCTTGAAGTACTTAAGGATTAGTATGCTATAGTTTTGATATTGCAtagatttaaatgaaatttaaaataggtGTATATATTATAGGAAATGGATATTGTACAATTGGACAAAGGAGGGAGATAAGGACAAATATTGTAacggaaaagaaaacaattatcacTATTTGCTAATAGAATGATCTATCTGGGAAACCTAAGGTGATCAGCTGAAGTGccattagaaataaaatgggatTTCAGTAAAGTGGCCAATCACACAATGAATAAACACAAAGCTATTGCTGCTCTCATAAATATATACTGCAGTGATTAAGACTGTGTTGTCAGAGACTGGAATTCAAGGGTGGGTCCTGCACTTACTAGCTGTGAAACTTCAGGCCACTTGGCTAGGTTCTTTAAGactccatttctttatttgaaaaatgggtCAGGAGTggagaaaattaaacaataaactGCTTAACACAGAGAGATGGCATGCAGtgagcattcaacaaatattgccTATTATTATTACATGCAAACAGTAATCAGGAATAATAAGGTTAAAATCTAATGTGAAACAATTCCATCTCTATTTTCAATAAACAGATCTATTCATTACTATGTTAATAAGAATCAGGCATGttataacagacacatgaaaaaatgttcaaaatcattagtcatcagggaaattcaaatcaaaaccacactgagataccaccttcaccagttagaatggcagaaattgacaaggcaagaaacaacaattgttggagaggatgtggagaaaggggaaccctcctacattgtttgtgggaatgcaagttggtacagccactctgcaaaacagtgtggaggtcccttaaaaagttaaaaNNNNNNNNNNNNNNNNNNNNNNNNNNNNNNNNNNNNNNNNNNNNNNNNNNNNNNNNNNNNNNNNNNNNN comes from the Ailuropoda melanoleuca isolate Jingjing chromosome 13, ASM200744v2, whole genome shotgun sequence genome and includes:
- the LOC100478828 gene encoding LOW QUALITY PROTEIN: olfactory receptor 1D2-like (The sequence of the model RefSeq protein was modified relative to this genomic sequence to represent the inferred CDS: inserted 1 base in 1 codon), with product MHGDNQSEASEFLLLGISESPKEQWILFWMFLSMYLITVVGNVLIILAIGSDSHLHTPMYLFLANLSFTDFFFVTNTIPKTLVNLQSQNKAISYAGCLTQLFFLVCLVTLDNFILATMAYDRYVAICRPLHYVTAISPGLCILLLTSCWTLSVLYGLFLTLFMTKVTFCGSQKIRYIFCEMYVLLRLACSNTQIIHTVHITTGCFIFFTPLGIMIMSYAWIVKXILRIPSASSKYKAFSTCASHLAVVSLFYGTLGMVYLQPLQTYFLKDSVATVMYAVVTPMMNPFIYSLRNKDMHGALGRLFLGKAFQKLT